The Ignatzschineria rhizosphaerae genome contains a region encoding:
- the coaBC gene encoding bifunctional phosphopantothenoylcysteine decarboxylase/phosphopantothenate--cysteine ligase CoaBC — translation MNILLGVSGSIAAYKSPDLVRRLKEVGFDVRVVMTDGGRSFVTPLTLQAVSGYPVVYDLLDPAHEAGMGHIELARWADLILIAPTSANMIAKLAGGFADDLLSAICLATEKPIMLAPGMNRLMWANQAVQENVAKLEARGMILLAPESGSQACGEIGQGRMPEPLQIRDAVEAFFQALQKDHQDDQLLLGKKIVITAGPTVEEIDPVRYISNYSSGKMGYSLAIAAQKMGAIVTLISGPVALDAPKNMALVKVKSAREMMDATFEATRDADVFIAAAAVADYAVANRSDEKLKKTDDSDLLTLTFKKNPDILATIAKGEGRPAICVGFAAETHDIEANALSKLQRKNVDMICLNDVSGGKVFGESDNEMILFKRSGEPKPILRADKLVVAEKILAEIIPLLPKMDIC, via the coding sequence ATGAATATTCTCTTAGGCGTGAGCGGTAGTATTGCTGCATATAAATCACCAGATCTTGTTAGAAGATTAAAAGAGGTGGGCTTTGATGTGCGCGTTGTCATGACTGATGGGGGGCGAAGTTTTGTAACGCCTTTAACGCTACAAGCAGTTTCAGGATATCCTGTTGTCTATGATCTATTAGATCCGGCACATGAAGCGGGAATGGGGCATATTGAGTTAGCACGGTGGGCAGATCTTATTTTAATTGCGCCAACAAGTGCCAATATGATCGCTAAGCTTGCTGGCGGCTTTGCCGATGATTTATTATCTGCGATCTGTTTAGCGACAGAAAAACCGATAATGCTAGCGCCGGGAATGAACCGCTTAATGTGGGCAAATCAAGCCGTGCAAGAAAATGTGGCGAAACTTGAAGCTCGGGGAATGATCTTACTTGCCCCAGAAAGTGGCTCTCAAGCCTGTGGTGAAATTGGGCAGGGAAGAATGCCGGAGCCTTTACAAATTCGTGATGCAGTAGAAGCATTTTTTCAAGCGCTTCAAAAAGATCATCAAGATGATCAACTTCTTCTTGGTAAAAAAATCGTCATTACAGCAGGACCAACGGTTGAAGAGATTGATCCTGTACGTTATATCAGTAATTATTCTAGCGGGAAAATGGGATATTCTTTAGCCATTGCAGCTCAAAAAATGGGGGCAATTGTCACGCTTATTTCAGGACCTGTGGCATTAGATGCTCCTAAAAATATGGCTTTAGTAAAGGTTAAAAGTGCAAGAGAGATGATGGATGCCACTTTTGAAGCTACTAGAGATGCTGATGTTTTTATTGCCGCGGCGGCAGTTGCTGATTATGCGGTGGCTAATCGATCTGATGAAAAACTTAAAAAAACCGATGATTCAGATCTTTTAACCCTAACCTTTAAAAAGAATCCCGATATCTTAGCAACGATTGCTAAAGGGGAAGGTCGCCCGGCAATCTGCGTTGGATTTGCTGCAGAAACCCATGATATTGAGGCCAATGCATTATCGAAATTACAACGTAAAAATGTAGATATGATCTGCTTAAATGATGTCTCTGGGGGCAAGGTATTTGGCGAGTCTGATAATGAGATGATTCTCTTTAAACGTAGTGGAGAGCCTAAACCCATTTTAAGAGCTGATAAATTAGTCGTTGCCGAGAAAATTTTAGCTGAAATTATTCCCTTATTACCAAAAATGGATATCTGTTAA